Below is a window of Natronorubrum halophilum DNA.
TCTTCCGCAATGATAGATAATCACATGACTTTAACTTTTGGAATTTTTTCACCGCGAACGGGCCGGAGTGATACGACATTAATGTGACGGCCGTCTCCGGAAACGCGGAGTAGAGTGGGTGGACGTTTCCGTAGTAATCTGCCGTTCGATGGATCGATTATGAACATCAGCGCGCGAGAGCGTACCCGGTTCCCGTGATCGCGGCGTCGTTCGCGGGCGATAGTGGTCGTCGAACCTCTCCCAACACGGCTACCACACCAGTACTCACAGAGGCGCGAACTCGCAAATGACGTGAGTATCCACAATCGTTATAATACCGTCAACCAGTGTTGGTATCGTGGTTTACGAGACGAACAACGAGACGGTCGACGACGCACTCGAGCGGGTGCTGGCCGGCGAGCGACTCGATCGGACGGACGGGCTCGCGTTGCTGGCCCAGCCGGTCGAACCGCTCGCGGAGGCCGGTGCGGCCGTGCGCGATCGCTTCGGCGACGGCACGGTCGACGCCTGCTCGATCGTCAACGCGAAGGCGGGCAACTGCGCCGAGGACTGTGGCTTCTGTGCGCAGTCGGTCCACTTCGACACCGGCATCGACACCTACGATTTCCTCGGTCCGGAGAAGGTTCTCGAGGCCGCCAAACGCGCCGAACGCGACGGTGCCCAGCGCTTCGGGATCGTCGTCGCGGAGAAGGGCGTCTCGAAGGAGAATCGCCCCGAAGAGTGGGAAGAGGTCCTCGAGTCCGTGCGACTCGTCAGGGACGAATGCGACCTCGAGGTCGACGCCTCCCTCGGCATTCTCACCGAGGAGGAGGCCGCGATCCTCGCGGCGGAGGGAATCAACCACTACAATCACAACATCGAGACCTCGCCGAACTACTTCCCCGAGGTCGTCGGCTCCCACAGCTTCGCGGATCGAGTGAAGACCCTCGAGACCGCCAAGGCGGCCGGGATGGACCTCTGTGCCGGCGTTATCCTCGGCATGGGAGAGTCGCCGACCGACCGCGTCGACGCCGCCATCGCGTTACAGGATATCGGCATCTCCTCGCTCCCGGTCAACGTACTGAACCCGGTCGCGGGGACGCCGATGGCCGAGCGGGGCGGGAACATCACGACCGAGGAGATCGTCAAGACGGTCGCGGTGTACAAACTGCTCCACCCCGAATCGCGGGTGCGACTCACCGGCGGCCGCGAGGTCAACTTAGACCCCGACGAGCAACACCTGCCGCTCGAGGCGGGTGCGGACGGCCTCCTCACCGGCGATTACCTCACGACCGAGGGCCAGTCGCCCGGCGAGGACTTAGAGATCGTCGAACGCGCGGGGCTCGAGCCGAACCGGGAGACCAACGAGTTCGATCCCGAGGAGGTCAAGGCTCGCTACGGCGACTCTGCGGAGTCGTCGACCGAAACGACGGCGAATACGGGCGCGGAACCGAGCGACGACTGACGACCAGCATCCGACACGGAAGACGACACAACACAATGGACGACATAACGTTTGCAGTAGTTGGAACCGGTGGTATCGGCCGACGAACGCTCGAAGTGAGCCAGCACAAAGACGCCCTGACGCCCGTCGCGGCGTGTGACCGACACGGCATCGCGATCGATTCCGACGGCCTCGACGTCGACGAACTGCTCGCGGCGACGGAGGGGAATATCGACAGCGAACCGCGAGACGGCGACGTTGCGACCGACGGTGGAACGGGCACAGCAACCGACGAGAGTGAAGGCGGCGTCAAACAACACGGCGAGGACAGGGGCGTCGTCGCCTCGAGTCAGGCCCGTCCCAGCGAGGATTCCATTCGGGACGTCATCGACCGCGGCGACGAGATCGACGCCGTGTTGCTCGCGTTGCCGAACTACGAACACGACTTCATCCCGCGCGTCGCCGATCGCTTCCTCGAGGGTGGCTACTCGGGAGTTATGGTCGACGTTCTCAAACGCTCGCGCGTGATCGACATGCTCGACGACCGCGGCGAGGCGTTCGAACATGCCAGGATCACCTTCATCTGCGGCGCGGGCGCGACGCCCGGGCTGTTGACCGGTGCGGCGGCGCTCGCCGCCCAGTCGTTCGTCGAGGTCACCGACGTCGAGATCCGGTGGGGCGTCGGGCTCAAGTCCGGCTACGCGGACAACCGCGGTACCGTCCGCGAGGACATCGCCCATCTTCCCGAATACGATATCGAAACGGCTCGCGACCTCTCCGAGTCCGAGATCGAATCGATCATCGACGACCACGACGGCGTTATCGAGTTCGAGGACATGGAACACGCCGACGACGTCCTACTCGAGCGCGCCGGCGTCTGCGACGCCGAGGACGTCAGCGTCGGCGGAATCCTCGACGTCGAGCGCGATACAAAGCCGACGACGACCACCGTCAGCGTGACGGGGACGACGTTCGACGGCGAGACGGCGACGAACACCTTCCAACTCGGCGACGAGACGAGCATGGAGGCGAACGTCAATGGTCCGGCGCTCGGCTACCTGAAGACCGGTGTTCGTCGCAACCGCGCCGGCGAGTACGGCGTCTTCGGACCCGCTGAACTGATGCCGGGGTTCTGAACCATCTGTTCTTGAGAACCACGCGGCTCCGGGTCCCGAATCGCCGTTGCGCGCGAGCGTGATCACACTCGACGGTCGCGTCACTTGTCAGCACGAGACGCGAGCCGTGTCGAATAGAACCGTGAAAGTGAAACCATGGCAATGATACCGTTCACTCGAATGGAAGACCGCGGGTTCGACCTCGAGGAGCGAGTCGACGCGCTCGAGGAATCCACGCTGAAACGATCGCTATCACCCGTCGACCGGGTCGCCGAGCGGGGTTACTTCGCCCCACCGCCGGGGAGCGAGCTACCGGTTCTCAGCGCGGACGAGGCGCTGGTGTTCGCCGCGAACAACTACCTCGGCTTGACCGACGACCAGCGGGTGCAGGACGCGGCCCGACAGGCTACCGCGACCGTCGGCACGGGTGCCGGTGCGAGCCGGCTCGTGACCGGTGATACGATGGTCCACCAGGACCTCGAACGGCTGCTCGCCGAAACGAAAGGAACCGAACGTGCGCTCTCCTTTTCGTCGGGGTACGCCGCGAACGTCGGGACGATCACGGCGCTCGAGCCGGACGTCATCTTCTCCGACGAGTACAACCACGCGAGTATCGTCGACGGCTGTCGGCTGACGGCCGCCGAAACGGTCGTCTACGACCACTGTGATGCCACGAGCCTGCGGTCGAAGCTGGCCGCCCGAGCCGAGAGCGCGGCGGCGAGCGACGAGTCCTGGCTGATCGTCACCGACTCCGTGTTCAGCATGGACGGCACCGTCGCGCCCCTGACCGAGATCTGCGAGGCCGCCGAGGAGTTCGGCGCGTGGCTGATGGTCGACGAAGCCCACGCCACCGGCCTCTACGCGAACGGCGGCGGCGTCGTCCAGGCGGAGGGGCTCGAGGATCGCGTCCAGATCCAGATGGGGACCCTCTCGAAGGCGCTGGCGAGTCAGGGCGGATACGTCGCGGGCAGCGACGAACTGATCGAGTGTCTGGTAAACGACGCCCGCTCGTTCGTCTTCTCGACCGGTCTCGCGCCGCCGGCCGCCGCGGCCGCGAGCGAGGCCCTTCACATCGCCCGCCACAGCGACGTCCGAGAACGGCTCTGGCAGAACGTCGCTCACCTCCGGGACGGCCTCGAGACGATGGGCTTTGACGTCCTCGGAGACTCCCAGATCCTCCCCGTGCTCGTCGGCGATCGAGACGACGCGGTCGCCCTCGCCGACGGACTCCGGATACGGGATATCGTCGCGCCGGCGATCCGACCGCCGACGGTGCCCGAGGGAACCAACCGAATCCGCGTCGCCCCGCTGGCCACGCACGATCAGGACGACATCGTCACCTGTCTCGAGGCGTTCAAAGACGCCGGCGAGGACGTCGGACTATTGTGAATACGTGATGACCGCCCCACTCGCAATCGTCGGCACCGATACCGGCGTCGGCAAGACCGTCGTCACCGCGGGGCTCACCCGCGACCTCCGCGAGCGAGGGTTCGACGCGCGGGCGATCAAACCCGCCCAGACCGGCTACCCGCCGGACGACGACGCGGAGTTCGTCGCCGACGCCTGTGACGACCCGGACGCCGCGACCTGTCCCCGGTACCTCGAGCCGACGCTCGCCCCGCGCGTCGCCGCGGTAGAAGCCGGCGAAGCGCTCTCCTACGACTCGATCCGCACGGCGTGTGCCGAAGCGATCGCCGAGACTGAGGTCCCGATCGTCGAGGGAATCGGCGGCCTCCGCGTTCCGCTGGCCGGCGACCGCGAAGTAATCGACCTCGTCGCCGACCTCGAGGCGACCGCGGTCGTCGTCACCCGATCGGGACTCGGCACGCTGAACCACACCGCGCTCTCGGTCGAAGCACTCGAGTCCCGCGGCGTCGATATCGCGGGACTCGTCTGCAACGAGTACGCGGGCGCGACGGTCGCCGAGCGGACCAACCCCGACGAACTCGAGCGCATGACCGGCTACGACGTCGAGACGGTGCCGCCGCTCGAGGGCGAGACGCCGCGCGCGCTGGCTGCCGGCGTGACGGCCGCGCTCTCGGCTTCGTTTTTGGACCGACTCGTACCGGAAGAACGCTGACGGAGTACGGTGGAGGTCACGGATCAGTCGGCCGACGGCATCGGTCGGTCCTCGTCGGAGACCGCCCGATCACTATCGGCGGAGGTGTCGGCGATGTCGCAATGTGCCTCGACCAGGTGTGTCACGATCTCCGACTTTCGATGTTTGACCTCGAGGTGAACGCGAAGCGCCGCTCGTTCGTCGTGCGTCTCGGTACAGAGGGGGCAGCGATGGGAATTGCTCATTCGACCGGTCACCGGTGTCTACTGTCGACGGTATCCGAAATAATAGTGTTGGTCGTTTCACACGTGGCCAGTCTGGAGTAATGGAGTGTCTCGAGCGACACGACGAGTCGCCGGCGACTGATCACGCTCACATGAAGTCGCTCAGTCCCGACTGCCCGTCGTCCGATTCGTCGGCGTCGGTCGTCGAGTCCGATTCGGACGGCGTCCCGTCCTCCGCTGCCCCGGTCGCCGCGGTGAGCGTCTCCTGCCCGTCCGCGTCGTCGCTCGTCTCATCGCTCGAGTCCGCGTCGGTGTCGCCGTTGCCGGTCGGATCGTCATCGGCGCCCGAGTCGCCGGCGTCGAAGAAGGCCGAACCCGAGTGTTCGACCGTTTCCGCCTCGAGCAGTTCCTCGGCGTTCGCGACGATCGACTGGACCTTGTTGGTGTCTTTGCCGCTGCCGGTGACGAAGGAGACGTCGCCCTCGTCGAGTTCGTAGACGGCGGCCATTCGGACGGTGAGGTCGCGGTTCTTGCAGTGGTAGGTCATGGCAGAGAGGAACGGTAAGATCTCCCGGCGGGCGGTCGCGACGCTCGTTCCCTCGCGCTCGGCGATCCGTTCCGCGATGCCGTCTCGAGTGTTCCGAGTGCCTTTCGTGCGGCCGAGTTTGGACCAGTAACTCGGCGGCCCGTAGCGCGTCCAGCCGCCCTTCGGCTCGCGGCGGGAGGCGGCGACGCCGGCGGTCATGTTGTCCGTCGCGTACCGCCAGTAGGAGTAGTTCTGCGTGGCGCGCACCCGGCCGAGCCAGCGGTCGGCGTTCGAGAGGTACTCGTAGGCGTCGGCCAGCTCCGCCCCCTCGTAATCCTTCGGGACGTTGTCCTCGATCCAGTTGAGCATCTCGTCGGGGTTCTCGTCGACGTCGTAGGAGGCTCGCAGCGCCCCTTCGGCGTCCTCCTCCTTGATCAGCGCGTCGAGGAAGTCGAAGATCCCCTCGGTGGTGTCTCGTTCGCCCGTGACGACGTCCTCGACGGTCAGCCGTTCGGCCTCCTCGGCGACCGCCTGCAGGTCGTTGACCGCCGAGCGCAGGTCGCCGCTCGTGCTCTCGGCGATCTTCTCGAGCGCGTCCTCCTCGAACTCGACCCCCTCGCGCCGGCAGATGTCCCGTAGCACGGGAACGATGGAACGCTTCGAGACGTCCCGAAACTCGATCGTCTCACAGGAGTTGCGCAGGGACTGGCTCATGTCGTAGAACTCGTTGGCCACGAGGACGATCGGTTGATTGGCGTTTTTGACGACTCGAGTCACCTCCCGCGAGCCGCCGTAGTCGGCGTTGCCGTGGAAGTTGTCGGCCTCGTCCAGAATCACGAGTCGGCGGCCGGCCCCGCCCGCGGTCAGCGTGCCGCTCTTTGCAGCTTCGCCGGCGATGCGCTCGATCACGTCGGCCCCGCGGCTGTCGCTGGCGTTGAGTTCCATCACGGGCCAGCCCATGTCGTTGGCCAGCGCGTGGGCGGCGGAGGTCTTGCCGACGCCAGGGCTGCCGTGGACGATCACCGCCTTTCGGTGGTCGTCCCAGGTCTCCGCCCACTCCTCGAGGCTGTCGCGGGCCTTGTTGTTCCCTCGCACCTCCGACAGCGTCGTCGGGCGGTACGTCTCGGTCCAGTCGCTCATTGTACAGTGGTTGGGGTGAGTCGCGTTTAGTGGTTGCGGAGCGTCACTCCTCGCCGACCGTCTTCAAGTCGAGACGGGATGTAACGTCCGCGTACGCGTCGTCGCTCGAGACGATGGTATCGCCGTTCGACGTGTTCGACGGGCAGTCGTATACACAATTCATCGCTACTGGAGATTCGATACGGACCGATAGACGCGGATAGCAACCAGTTAGATACGCGATGATGAGTGTAATCAGATGTGATGGTTTTGATAGGTATTGATGTAGGTCGACGGCAATAGATCGGCTATGGAACGGCGAACGTTTATCGCGACTACGGGAACAGGGGTCGGTATCGGAGTTGCTGGTTGTCTGAACGCCGAGGATACCACTACCCCAGAGAAGGAGACGACGGACCTCGAGGACGACTCATCCGAACCGACGGCGGCCGAGACGAACGAGAGCGGTGGAGACGACGGGGAGTCGAACGCGGAGACCGACGACACCGGCGAAGATGACGATGGAAACGGCGGTGACCCCGGAGAAGGCGTGACGTTCGACTCCTGCGAGCGAGCGACGGTCAGCGGAACCTTCGAGGACGGAGAGATCGCCTACGCGAGCACCGGGTTCTACGATCAGGCGGGATTTGGCAATACGATCATCGAAGACGGCATCACCATCGGCGAGGACGTCGCGCCGTTTACCGGAACCATCGTCTTCGAACTCTCGGACGAACAGACCGTTTCCGAACGCGTGGACGGAGTGACCATTAGCGTTCCCGACTACGGGGAGTACGGCACGGTCATCACCGGGCTGACGACCGATCGAGAGGACTACATGGTCGCAGGCATCACCCACGCAAACCCCCACGCGGAGGCGTGTCTCGAGGAGATCGAGTCCGAGTGGGAGGACGAGACGAACGGCGGGAACGGCGATCCGGCGCCCGCGACCTTCGAGGTCGCGTCAATGGCGACGAACTCCCCGGTCGGCGGCGGGGAGGTGCTCGAGGTGTCGGCGACGATCGAAAACGTCGGCGACGAGTCCGGAACGACCGACGTCGACCTCGTGGTCGGCCACGATCCGGCCATCGAAGACAGTCGGATGCTCACCCTCGAGCCGGGCGAATCGGCCGATATCGTCCTCGAGTTTCAGGCGGGCGAACCCGCAGGCGACACCGAAGAGTTCCCCGTTCGCGTCGATACGGGCGCACACGAGGCCATCGAAACGGTCGTCGTCCAGTAGGGTAACGGGCGGCGGCTACTGGTGTTCACGCGGACGGCTGCAGATGCCGATGTGTAGAAAAACGGGACGGAAACCGAGGTTCAACAGCGGTGGCGCTAACTATCGAGACGAACAACTACCGGTATGAACGTCGCAATCGTCACCGTCGGCGACGAGCTACTGGCCGGCTCGACGACGAACACGAACGCCTCGTGGTTGGCGGCGCGAATCGACGATCGAGGAAGCACCGTCGTGCGAATCCTGACGATTCCCGACGACCGCGAGCTCATCGCCGACTACGTGTCGCGCTGGGCCGACGAGTTCGACGCCGTCATCGTCACCGGCGGCATCGGCGGCACTCCCGACGACATTACCGTCGAAGCCGTCGCCGACGGGCTCGAGCGCGACCTCGTCGTCCACGAACGGATCAGAGACGAACTGCTCGAGAAGGCGACGGCCTTCCGCGAGGACAATCCGGATCTGGTCGACGAGTACGAACTGAACCTCGATATCGACGCCGCGGCGTCGATCCCCGAGGGCGCGACGCCGATCGTCACCGATGCGGGATGGGCACCGGGCTGTATCGTCGACAACGTCTACGTCTTCGCCGGCATCCCCGACGAAATGCAGGCCATGTTCGAGGCGGTAGCCGGCGAGTTCGAGGGCGACGCCGTCGCGCGGACGCTCTTCACGCCGGCTCCCGAGGGGGCGCTCCACGACGCGCTCGAGGGGGTCACCGAGGCGTTCGACGTCGCCGTCGGCAGCTATCCGCGCAGCGAGGGGCGTCCGGGTCGCATCCGCGTTCGAGGAACGAACGAAGCGGTCGTCGAGGACGCGATGGCGTGGCTCCGGGCGCGGATCGAGACGACCGAGCCGCCGGCGGCCGACGATTGATCGCGAGGTGGAGTCGCCCCGCGGTCTCTCGGGCGGCACGCGCACCGACGAAACGGGTTTCCCTCGAGACGAACAAGCGGGTACCGATGGCGGACGGCGAATGGGCGTCGCTATTCACGATCGTCCGACCCGTTCCGGCGGTCCTCGACGATCCGGAACGCGACCGTAACGAAACTGGCGACGACGAGGACGAGTTGCTCGCCGGTTTCCGCGACCGGGAAGGACCGTTCGGCATCCGACGACGGCTCACCCGGTGTCGGGTTGAATCCGGTCGAGTAGTAGGTGTCTTCCGTCGTGCCGA
It encodes the following:
- the bioB gene encoding biotin synthase BioB — encoded protein: MVYETNNETVDDALERVLAGERLDRTDGLALLAQPVEPLAEAGAAVRDRFGDGTVDACSIVNAKAGNCAEDCGFCAQSVHFDTGIDTYDFLGPEKVLEAAKRAERDGAQRFGIVVAEKGVSKENRPEEWEEVLESVRLVRDECDLEVDASLGILTEEEAAILAAEGINHYNHNIETSPNYFPEVVGSHSFADRVKTLETAKAAGMDLCAGVILGMGESPTDRVDAAIALQDIGISSLPVNVLNPVAGTPMAERGGNITTEEIVKTVAVYKLLHPESRVRLTGGREVNLDPDEQHLPLEAGADGLLTGDYLTTEGQSPGEDLEIVERAGLEPNRETNEFDPEEVKARYGDSAESSTETTANTGAEPSDD
- a CDS encoding transcriptional regulator; translation: MDDITFAVVGTGGIGRRTLEVSQHKDALTPVAACDRHGIAIDSDGLDVDELLAATEGNIDSEPRDGDVATDGGTGTATDESEGGVKQHGEDRGVVASSQARPSEDSIRDVIDRGDEIDAVLLALPNYEHDFIPRVADRFLEGGYSGVMVDVLKRSRVIDMLDDRGEAFEHARITFICGAGATPGLLTGAAALAAQSFVEVTDVEIRWGVGLKSGYADNRGTVREDIAHLPEYDIETARDLSESEIESIIDDHDGVIEFEDMEHADDVLLERAGVCDAEDVSVGGILDVERDTKPTTTTVSVTGTTFDGETATNTFQLGDETSMEANVNGPALGYLKTGVRRNRAGEYGVFGPAELMPGF
- a CDS encoding aminotransferase class I/II-fold pyridoxal phosphate-dependent enzyme, with the protein product MEDRGFDLEERVDALEESTLKRSLSPVDRVAERGYFAPPPGSELPVLSADEALVFAANNYLGLTDDQRVQDAARQATATVGTGAGASRLVTGDTMVHQDLERLLAETKGTERALSFSSGYAANVGTITALEPDVIFSDEYNHASIVDGCRLTAAETVVYDHCDATSLRSKLAARAESAAASDESWLIVTDSVFSMDGTVAPLTEICEAAEEFGAWLMVDEAHATGLYANGGGVVQAEGLEDRVQIQMGTLSKALASQGGYVAGSDELIECLVNDARSFVFSTGLAPPAAAAASEALHIARHSDVRERLWQNVAHLRDGLETMGFDVLGDSQILPVLVGDRDDAVALADGLRIRDIVAPAIRPPTVPEGTNRIRVAPLATHDQDDIVTCLEAFKDAGEDVGLL
- the bioD gene encoding dethiobiotin synthase; the encoded protein is MTAPLAIVGTDTGVGKTVVTAGLTRDLRERGFDARAIKPAQTGYPPDDDAEFVADACDDPDAATCPRYLEPTLAPRVAAVEAGEALSYDSIRTACAEAIAETEVPIVEGIGGLRVPLAGDREVIDLVADLEATAVVVTRSGLGTLNHTALSVEALESRGVDIAGLVCNEYAGATVAERTNPDELERMTGYDVETVPPLEGETPRALAAGVTAALSASFLDRLVPEER
- a CDS encoding replication factor C large subunit, whose amino-acid sequence is MSDWTETYRPTTLSEVRGNNKARDSLEEWAETWDDHRKAVIVHGSPGVGKTSAAHALANDMGWPVMELNASDSRGADVIERIAGEAAKSGTLTAGGAGRRLVILDEADNFHGNADYGGSREVTRVVKNANQPIVLVANEFYDMSQSLRNSCETIEFRDVSKRSIVPVLRDICRREGVEFEEDALEKIAESTSGDLRSAVNDLQAVAEEAERLTVEDVVTGERDTTEGIFDFLDALIKEEDAEGALRASYDVDENPDEMLNWIEDNVPKDYEGAELADAYEYLSNADRWLGRVRATQNYSYWRYATDNMTAGVAASRREPKGGWTRYGPPSYWSKLGRTKGTRNTRDGIAERIAEREGTSVATARREILPFLSAMTYHCKNRDLTVRMAAVYELDEGDVSFVTGSGKDTNKVQSIVANAEELLEAETVEHSGSAFFDAGDSGADDDPTGNGDTDADSSDETSDDADGQETLTAATGAAEDGTPSESDSTTDADESDDGQSGLSDFM
- a CDS encoding competence/damage-inducible protein A; the encoded protein is MNVAIVTVGDELLAGSTTNTNASWLAARIDDRGSTVVRILTIPDDRELIADYVSRWADEFDAVIVTGGIGGTPDDITVEAVADGLERDLVVHERIRDELLEKATAFREDNPDLVDEYELNLDIDAAASIPEGATPIVTDAGWAPGCIVDNVYVFAGIPDEMQAMFEAVAGEFEGDAVARTLFTPAPEGALHDALEGVTEAFDVAVGSYPRSEGRPGRIRVRGTNEAVVEDAMAWLRARIETTEPPAADD